The Candidatus Omnitrophota bacterium DNA segment TGGCCGGAGTAGTCAATATCATTACTAAAAAAGGAACGGGTAAACCTAAGGTTGAAGCCTCTTTTGAAGGCGGTTCGCACGGCACATTCACGGAGCACTTCGGATTAAGCGGTATGGCTATAGATAAGATTGATTATTCTTTCTCGGCTACGCGCTTAGATTCTTCCGGAATTTCCAAGGTTTATAACGGATCTGAAAACGATCCTTACCACAATACTGCTCTTTCGACGAAACTTGGTTATAAGATACTTGATAACGCCAAACTAAGTTTATCTGTCAATTATGTTGATGCTGTAACGGGTGTTGACTACGATGCTAACCAAGATGTGTCTAATTATATTTCCTCGTCAAAAGATCTTTCCACGAAGTTTGCGTTTGATCAATCTATAAATTCCTGGTGGACTCATGTTTTGTCATTTTCATATCATGATATACGCAGGAAAGACAAGCGTGAATGGGATTCAGTTTATGGATATGTCAATGACTGGTATAAGGGGAATAATAAAAAAATCGAATGGCAGCATAATATCTCTCCTGTAAAATGGAATATTTTCACCGCCGGGCTTGAGTACGAAGATGAAAGCGGTTCTTCGTATTACGAATCAGATGGCGCGTATGGCCCTTATTCAAGCAAACAAGACAGAAAGAGCATTGATAATATGGGGTATTATTTCCAAGATCAATTAAAGATTTGGGATAGACTCTTTATTACTCCAGGGGTTAGAATTGACGATCATGAGATTTTTGGAACCGAAACTACCTATAAAATATCCACAGCTTTCCTTATCACCGAAACAGGCACACGCCTTAAGGGAAATTTGGGCACAGGATTTAAAGCACCAACTCTTTATCAACTATATGATTCGACATACGGCAATGTAAATTTAAAAGCGGAAGAGAGTAAGAGTTACGATTTCGGTTTTGAACAGAATTTTTTCAAAGATAAATTATCTTTTGATCTAACATATTTCCATAATGATTTCAGGAATATGTTAGATATTTCCAATTCAAAATATCTTAATGTAGGT contains these protein-coding regions:
- a CDS encoding TonB-dependent receptor; translated protein: MKKKVLSFILMTILFTFNQAWADETQAAGVKEESIADAGEKEASNIQYDLGNVIVSATKTETYQAEIGSSTTVITAENIKKTGKRTVEAVLRDVPGLTVMQTGTLGGDTSIFMRGVNSGHTLVMIDGVEVNDPMSTGRAFNFANLLTDNIERIEVVRGPQSTLYGSDAMAGVVNIITKKGTGKPKVEASFEGGSHGTFTEHFGLSGMAIDKIDYSFSATRLDSSGISKVYNGSENDPYHNTALSTKLGYKILDNAKLSLSVNYVDAVTGVDYDANQDVSNYISSSKDLSTKFAFDQSINSWWTHVLSFSYHDIRRKDKREWDSVYGYVNDWYKGNNKKIEWQHNISPVKWNIFTAGLEYEDESGSSYYESDGAYGPYSSKQDRKSIDNMGYYFQDQLKIWDRLFITPGVRIDDHEIFGTETTYKISTAFLITETGTRLKGNLGTGFKAPTLYQLYDSTYGNVNLKAEESKSYDFGFEQNFFKDKLSFDLTYFHNDFRNMLDISNSKYLNVGKAITKGFEVGAKIKPLENLTFGANFTYTDTEDKETGLELLRRPKRQANFDVNWGFLPKANLNLGINYVGARKDATWDASYNKTIITQKAYATVHMAAAYDITKNLQAFGRIENLFDKEYQEVYGYETLGRSFYAGIKGSF